A genomic segment from Bacteroidales bacterium encodes:
- the metH gene encoding methionine synthase — translation MKITEIISKRILVLDGAMGTLIQKEKLNEKDFRGEQFANHTKDLKGNNDILSLTKPEVIENIHRQYFEAGADIVSTNSFNANKISQSDYGLEKICYELCFAAAKIARKVADEFTKKNPNKPRFVAGSIGPTNRTASMSPDVNDPGFRNISFDELVEAYTEQIKGLIDGGVDVLLFETVFDTLNCKAALFAANEYFDKIGKKIPLMVSCTIEKSGRNLSGQTLEAFYNSVEQADLLSIGMNCALGAEQIRPYLQQLSKIANCCVSAHPNAGLPNQFGAYDETPEKFTKVIEEFFKDGLVNIIGGCCGTTPEHIRKISDVASKYSPRKIPVITALPRFSGLEPLTIFPKSNLVYVGERTNVAGSANFKKLIAENKYEDALKIARQQVENGALIIDVNMDDAMIDSEKAMVKFLNLVASEPEIAKVPVMLDSSKWSVIESALKCLQGKGIVNSISLKDGVEKFKERALKIKRYGAAIIVMAFDEKGQADTFERRIEVCKRTYKILTQEVGILPQNIIFDPNVLAVATGIELHNSYALDFIKTVKWIKENLPGTSVSGGISNLSFSFRGNNEIRETLHAAFLYHAVNAGLDMAIVNAGMVKPYSDIPEDLLEAVEDVLLFRKENATEKLVEFAEKIKNTDKTKTKEEESWRKEPLEKRIAHSLIKGITDFIEEDMNEALQKFDSPVRIIEEPLMNAMNNVGDMFGAGKMFLPQVVKSARVMKAAVSILQPYIEKEKKAAGTRGKILLATVKGDVHDIGKNIVGVVLGCNNFEVIDLGVMVPYEKIIEEAKKHNVDIIGLSGLITPSLEEMIFVAKELEREEMKIPLLISGATTSTVHTAVKIAPNYSGPVIHVLDASKCVSVCNNLLNKETRNKYISDIKNEYEKLKAQYSAKQKSKTYISLAGARKNKLQTNWDKIKITKPSFLGTKVFKNFSVSEIAEYIDWTQFFIQWKIKGKYPEIFEDKKVGIEAKKLFTGAQKFLKEISDKNLLRANAVIGLYPANANAQDDIEIYSFETKEKNFLEKRNEVISVIHNLRQQAEKESGKSNLSLSDFIAPKENGISDYIGLFAVTCGLNIEEAIKIYEIRKDDYTILMLKTLANRLVEAFAELMHEKVRKTFWGYSENEKLLPEKLFKKEYNGIRPAPGYPTSPDHTEKQMIFDLLEVEKNTGITLTENYAMLPLASICGFYFSHPFSKYFVLGKISKDQIEDYSKRKGMKVEEVEKWLATSLNY, via the coding sequence ATGAAAATTACAGAAATTATAAGTAAAAGAATTCTTGTGCTTGATGGAGCAATGGGAACTCTTATTCAAAAAGAAAAACTTAATGAAAAAGATTTTCGTGGAGAACAGTTTGCAAATCATACGAAAGATTTAAAAGGAAATAATGATATATTGTCCTTAACAAAACCTGAAGTTATTGAAAATATCCACAGGCAATATTTTGAAGCAGGTGCCGATATTGTTTCTACAAATAGTTTTAATGCAAACAAAATTTCTCAGTCAGATTATGGTTTAGAAAAAATTTGCTATGAATTATGCTTTGCAGCTGCAAAAATAGCAAGAAAAGTTGCAGATGAATTTACAAAAAAGAATCCGAATAAACCACGCTTTGTTGCCGGTTCTATTGGTCCTACAAACAGAACTGCTTCAATGTCGCCTGATGTGAACGACCCTGGTTTTAGAAATATTTCTTTCGATGAGCTGGTTGAAGCATATACTGAGCAAATAAAAGGATTGATTGACGGTGGAGTTGACGTTTTATTATTCGAAACTGTATTTGATACTCTAAATTGTAAAGCAGCATTGTTTGCCGCAAACGAATATTTTGATAAAATCGGGAAAAAGATTCCGCTGATGGTTTCATGCACTATTGAAAAAAGTGGTAGAAATTTATCGGGACAAACTCTTGAGGCATTTTACAATTCCGTTGAACAAGCCGATTTGCTTAGCATAGGTATGAACTGTGCTTTGGGAGCAGAACAAATTCGTCCGTATTTACAGCAATTATCAAAAATCGCAAATTGCTGTGTGAGTGCACATCCGAATGCAGGTTTGCCAAATCAATTCGGAGCTTACGATGAAACTCCCGAAAAATTCACGAAAGTAATTGAAGAATTTTTTAAAGATGGTTTGGTGAATATAATTGGTGGTTGCTGCGGTACAACTCCTGAACATATCAGAAAAATTTCTGATGTTGCTTCAAAATATTCGCCACGTAAAATCCCTGTTATTACTGCCTTACCCCGATTCAGTGGACTTGAGCCGTTAACAATTTTCCCGAAAAGCAATCTTGTTTATGTTGGAGAAAGAACAAATGTTGCGGGGTCAGCAAATTTTAAAAAACTTATTGCTGAAAATAAATATGAAGATGCTTTAAAAATTGCACGGCAGCAAGTTGAAAATGGTGCTTTAATCATTGATGTAAATATGGATGATGCAATGATTGATTCCGAAAAGGCTATGGTTAAGTTTTTGAATTTGGTTGCTTCCGAGCCGGAAATTGCGAAAGTGCCTGTAATGCTCGATTCTTCAAAATGGTCAGTAATTGAAAGTGCATTGAAATGCTTGCAAGGGAAAGGAATTGTTAACTCCATAAGTTTGAAAGATGGTGTTGAAAAATTCAAAGAGAGAGCATTGAAAATAAAAAGATACGGTGCAGCAATTATTGTAATGGCATTTGATGAAAAAGGACAAGCCGATACTTTTGAAAGAAGAATTGAAGTTTGCAAACGTACATATAAAATTTTAACTCAGGAAGTAGGCATTCTGCCTCAGAATATAATTTTCGACCCGAACGTATTAGCTGTTGCCACTGGAATTGAGCTGCATAATTCTTATGCTCTTGATTTTATTAAAACAGTGAAATGGATTAAGGAAAATCTTCCAGGAACTTCTGTTAGTGGAGGCATCAGTAATCTTTCATTTTCTTTCAGAGGAAATAATGAAATACGTGAAACTTTACATGCTGCTTTTTTATATCATGCGGTTAATGCAGGATTGGATATGGCAATTGTGAATGCAGGAATGGTAAAGCCATACTCTGATATTCCCGAAGATTTGCTCGAAGCAGTTGAAGATGTTTTGTTGTTCAGAAAAGAAAATGCAACAGAAAAACTTGTTGAATTTGCAGAAAAAATAAAGAATACCGATAAAACAAAAACTAAAGAAGAAGAAAGCTGGAGAAAAGAACCGCTGGAAAAAAGAATTGCTCATTCGTTAATAAAAGGAATTACCGATTTTATTGAAGAAGATATGAATGAAGCATTGCAAAAATTTGATAGTCCGGTTAGAATTATAGAAGAACCACTGATGAACGCAATGAATAATGTCGGGGATATGTTTGGTGCCGGAAAAATGTTTTTACCGCAAGTAGTTAAAAGTGCAAGAGTGATGAAAGCAGCGGTAAGCATTCTTCAACCATACATTGAAAAAGAAAAAAAAGCAGCAGGAACGCGCGGAAAAATCCTTCTTGCAACCGTAAAAGGAGATGTTCATGATATAGGAAAAAATATTGTGGGTGTTGTTCTCGGATGCAACAATTTCGAGGTTATTGATTTGGGCGTTATGGTTCCGTATGAAAAAATTATTGAAGAAGCAAAAAAGCATAATGTTGATATTATCGGTTTAAGTGGACTTATAACTCCTTCGCTTGAAGAAATGATTTTTGTAGCAAAAGAACTCGAGAGAGAAGAAATGAAAATTCCATTACTGATTAGTGGAGCTACCACATCCACAGTTCACACAGCAGTTAAGATTGCTCCTAATTACAGCGGACCAGTTATTCATGTTCTTGATGCTTCGAAATGTGTATCCGTTTGCAATAATCTGTTAAATAAAGAAACCAGAAATAAATATATTTCAGATATAAAAAATGAATATGAAAAATTAAAAGCTCAATATTCAGCAAAGCAAAAAAGTAAAACATATATTTCGCTTGCCGGTGCACGTAAAAATAAGTTGCAGACAAATTGGGATAAAATAAAAATTACAAAACCATCCTTTCTGGGAACAAAAGTTTTTAAGAATTTTTCTGTTTCTGAAATTGCTGAATATATTGATTGGACACAGTTTTTTATTCAATGGAAAATAAAGGGAAAATATCCCGAAATATTTGAAGATAAAAAAGTTGGTATTGAAGCGAAAAAACTTTTCACCGGTGCACAAAAATTCCTGAAAGAAATAAGTGATAAAAATTTATTGCGGGCAAATGCCGTAATTGGTTTGTATCCTGCAAATGCAAATGCTCAAGATGATATTGAAATTTATAGTTTTGAAACAAAAGAAAAAAACTTTTTAGAAAAAAGAAATGAAGTCATATCTGTAATTCATAATTTAAGACAACAAGCAGAAAAAGAATCGGGGAAAAGTAATTTGTCTTTAAGTGATTTTATAGCACCGAAAGAAAACGGAATTTCTGATTACATCGGTTTATTTGCAGTTACCTGCGGATTGAATATTGAAGAAGCAATAAAAATTTATGAAATCAGAAAAGATGATTATACAATTCTCATGCTCAAAACCCTTGCAAATCGTCTTGTTGAAGCATTCGCCGAACTCATGCACGAAAAAGTAAGAAAAACTTTCTGGGGATATTCGGAAAATGAAAAACTTTTGCCTGAAAAATTATTTAAAAAAGAATATAATGGAATTCGTCCGGCACCCGGGTACCCAACATCTCCCGACCATACCGAAAAACAAATGATTTTTGATTTACTTGAAGTTGAAAAAAACACAGGTATTACATTAACTGAAAATTATGCAATGCTCCCACTTGCTTCAATTTGCGGATTTTATTTTTCACATCCTTTTTCAAAATATTTTGTGTTGGGAAAAATAAGTAAAGACCAAATTGAAGATTATTCAAAACGAAAAGGAATGAAAGTTGAAGAAGTTGAAAAGTGGCTTGCTACAAGTTTGAACTACTAA
- the tyrS gene encoding tyrosine--tRNA ligase, producing MNFIEELKWRGMIHDVMPGTEEQLNKEMTVAYTGFDPTATSMHIGNLSSIMLLKFFQLSGHKPIIVIGGGTGMIGDPSGKSAERNLLDLETIKHNQECIKKQFEKILDFGNASNAAEIINNYDWLSKLNLIDFLRDIGKHITINYMLAKDSVKKRLETGISYTEFAYQMLQGYDYLHLYETKNCKLQMGGSDQWGNIVTGTELIRRKIGGNAFALTSPLITKSDGGKFGKTEEGSVWLDSNLTSPYKFYQFWLNVSDEDAVKFIKIFTLHSKEEVENFEAEHLKTPHLRVLQKALAKDVTIRVHSENDYKSAVEASEILFGKGTTESLKKLDEKTFLSVFEGVPQCNISKDKLSEDLNIVDFLTEITNIFPSKSEARRTLKDNGVMLNKEKVTESQIIKNDLLLNGKYILVQKGKKNYFLVKAE from the coding sequence ATGAACTTCATAGAAGAACTCAAATGGCGAGGCATGATTCACGATGTTATGCCCGGAACGGAAGAACAACTTAATAAAGAGATGACGGTTGCTTACACGGGTTTTGACCCAACAGCAACTTCAATGCATATAGGAAATCTTTCATCAATAATGCTTCTGAAATTTTTTCAGTTATCGGGACATAAACCAATAATAGTTATTGGTGGAGGAACAGGAATGATTGGCGACCCTTCCGGAAAATCGGCTGAAAGAAATCTGCTTGATTTGGAAACTATTAAACATAATCAGGAATGTATAAAAAAACAATTTGAAAAAATTCTTGATTTTGGAAATGCTTCCAATGCCGCCGAAATCATTAATAACTATGACTGGCTGAGTAAACTTAATTTAATAGATTTTCTGAGAGACATTGGCAAACACATAACTATAAATTATATGCTTGCAAAAGATTCGGTAAAAAAACGACTTGAAACAGGAATTTCGTACACCGAATTTGCTTATCAGATGCTTCAGGGATATGATTATTTACATTTATATGAAACAAAAAACTGCAAACTGCAAATGGGCGGTTCCGACCAATGGGGAAATATTGTTACCGGAACTGAACTTATAAGAAGAAAAATTGGCGGCAATGCATTTGCCCTTACTTCTCCTTTAATAACGAAGTCAGACGGTGGAAAATTCGGAAAAACCGAAGAAGGCAGTGTATGGCTCGATTCAAACTTAACTTCACCATATAAGTTTTACCAATTTTGGCTGAACGTTTCCGATGAAGATGCTGTAAAATTTATAAAAATATTCACACTTCATTCAAAAGAAGAAGTTGAAAATTTCGAAGCAGAACATCTCAAAACTCCGCATTTGCGGGTTTTACAAAAAGCATTGGCAAAAGACGTAACCATTAGAGTTCATTCTGAAAATGATTATAAATCGGCAGTTGAAGCTTCGGAAATATTGTTCGGCAAAGGAACCACAGAGTCGTTAAAAAAACTTGATGAAAAAACTTTTCTTTCGGTTTTTGAAGGAGTGCCGCAGTGCAATATCAGTAAAGACAAGCTTTCAGAAGATTTAAACATTGTGGATTTTCTTACCGAAATAACAAATATTTTTCCTTCAAAAAGCGAAGCACGAAGAACATTGAAAGATAATGGAGTTATGCTCAACAAAGAAAAAGTAACAGAATCGCAAATCATAAAAAATGATTTATTGTTAAACGGAAAATATATTTTAGTTCAAAAAGGAAAAAAGAATTATTTTTTAGTGAAAGCAGAATAA
- a CDS encoding GNAT family N-acetyltransferase: protein MSNIEVNIRKGIKQDLPEILKLIKELAEYEKAPQEVTVTLEELQRDGFNENPVFETFVAIVNNEIVGMAFYFYSYSTWKGKCVYLEDIIVKQQYRRYGIGKKLFEEVIEKSKEIGAKRMQWQVLNWNTPAINFYKKYDANLDEAWINGKLTEKQIKEFK, encoded by the coding sequence ATGTCGAATATCGAAGTAAATATTAGAAAAGGAATAAAACAGGATTTACCGGAGATTCTTAAATTAATAAAAGAACTTGCGGAATATGAAAAAGCCCCGCAAGAAGTTACTGTTACTCTTGAAGAACTCCAAAGAGACGGCTTCAATGAAAATCCCGTTTTTGAAACATTTGTTGCAATAGTGAATAATGAAATTGTTGGAATGGCTTTTTATTTTTATTCTTATTCAACATGGAAAGGGAAATGTGTTTATCTCGAAGACATAATTGTAAAACAACAATACCGTCGATACGGAATAGGGAAAAAATTATTTGAAGAAGTAATCGAAAAAAGTAAAGAAATAGGAGCAAAACGAATGCAATGGCAAGTTCTAAATTGGAATACTCCCGCAATAAATTTTTACAAAAAGTATGATGCAAATCTTGATGAAGCATGG